From Microbacterium invictum, the proteins below share one genomic window:
- the rpmH gene encoding 50S ribosomal protein L34 translates to MSKRTFQPNNRRRAKKHGFRARMHTRAGRAILSARRAKGRTELSA, encoded by the coding sequence ATGAGCAAGCGCACTTTCCAGCCCAACAACCGCCGCCGCGCCAAGAAGCACGGCTTCCGTGCCCGCATGCACACGCGTGCCGGCCGTGCAATCCTGTCGGCTCGCCGCGCCAAGGGGCGCACCGAGCTCTCGGCCTGA
- the rnpA gene encoding ribonuclease P protein component, protein MLARGNRITRGAEYKAVVRGGARCAGAHTVTYVVTGAELRAARFGFIVSKQVGGAVTRNMVRRRLKAICAESLPSVRDGADVVIRALPGAASAEFQDLRREVLRCLDRRAAA, encoded by the coding sequence GTGCTGGCGCGCGGGAATCGCATCACCCGCGGGGCGGAGTACAAGGCCGTCGTCCGCGGGGGTGCCCGGTGTGCCGGTGCACATACGGTGACCTATGTCGTCACCGGCGCCGAACTGCGTGCTGCGCGGTTCGGTTTCATCGTGAGCAAGCAGGTCGGTGGAGCCGTGACACGCAATATGGTGCGTCGCCGCCTCAAGGCGATCTGCGCCGAGTCGCTTCCCTCTGTGCGCGACGGCGCTGACGTGGTCATCCGCGCGCTGCCCGGGGCCGCATCGGCCGAGTTCCAGGATCTCCGTCGCGAGGTTCTGCGGTGCCTGGACCGGAGAGCGGCCGCGTGA
- the yidD gene encoding membrane protein insertion efficiency factor YidD, protein MSSATLPAASTGEAHLAASTVVPSVVLLPRNAVIGVLHAYRTVISPLYGEVCKYYPSCSAYAVGAVQQHGVLKGSVLTAARLARCHPWAAGGIDDVPAHRHFRHELTRRGFVVPLRKD, encoded by the coding sequence GTGAGTTCGGCCACACTCCCGGCCGCGTCGACCGGCGAAGCGCACCTCGCGGCATCCACTGTTGTGCCGTCCGTCGTGCTGTTGCCACGCAATGCGGTGATCGGCGTCCTGCACGCGTACCGCACGGTGATCTCACCCCTCTACGGCGAGGTGTGCAAGTACTACCCCAGCTGCTCCGCGTACGCTGTGGGGGCCGTCCAACAGCACGGTGTGCTGAAGGGCTCTGTCCTGACGGCCGCCCGGCTCGCACGCTGCCACCCCTGGGCAGCCGGCGGCATCGACGACGTTCCTGCCCATCGACACTTCCGTCACGAGTTGACTCGACGCGGATTCGTCGTGCCCCTCAGAAAGGACTGA
- the yidC gene encoding membrane protein insertase YidC, translating to MDLFATTLGRLASTPTPVVPTPTTPPPGDSLDIFSTIMWPFKWLVEALLVFWHWLFTSIGLEPDAGLTWVLSIIGLVIVVRAALIPLFVRQIKSQRKMMEIAPELRKVQEKYRGKKDQLSREAMSRETMALYKKHGTTPVSSCLPLIVQMPILLGMFYTLSDVKKHAEWGVGGVGLLNADLTWEFYNAKLFGVAPLHTNMTEAIQLGQTTTVVILVILVILMIASQFFTQLQIISKNLSPEAKTGQAYQMQKVMLYVLPLAFIFSGVFFPLGVVLYWFTSNIWTMVQQFVVIRNLPTPGSDAAKAREERLARKGKALDAHGKIVPLEKYQAEQQRLYEEAQRAKEQAPKRQQPISKQRAKKQAQQKKNPPEQQQKNPPEQPKKNPPEQPAG from the coding sequence CTGGATCTCTTCGCCACGACTCTGGGTCGCCTGGCTTCGACCCCCACCCCCGTGGTGCCGACGCCGACCACTCCGCCTCCCGGCGACTCGCTGGACATCTTCAGCACGATCATGTGGCCGTTCAAGTGGCTGGTCGAGGCACTGCTGGTCTTCTGGCACTGGCTGTTCACGTCGATCGGGCTTGAGCCGGATGCCGGTCTGACCTGGGTCCTGTCGATCATCGGCCTGGTCATCGTGGTCCGCGCGGCACTGATTCCGCTGTTCGTGCGGCAGATCAAGAGTCAGCGCAAGATGATGGAAATCGCTCCTGAACTGCGGAAAGTTCAGGAAAAGTACCGCGGCAAGAAGGATCAGCTCTCGCGCGAGGCCATGAGTCGCGAGACGATGGCGCTGTACAAGAAGCACGGCACCACACCGGTGTCGAGCTGTCTGCCGCTGATCGTGCAGATGCCGATCCTGCTGGGCATGTTCTATACGCTCAGCGACGTCAAGAAGCACGCCGAGTGGGGTGTCGGGGGCGTCGGCCTGCTCAACGCAGACCTGACGTGGGAGTTCTACAACGCAAAGCTCTTCGGCGTCGCCCCCCTGCACACGAACATGACCGAGGCGATCCAGCTGGGTCAGACGACGACCGTCGTGATTCTGGTGATCCTCGTCATCCTCATGATCGCGTCGCAGTTCTTCACGCAGCTGCAGATCATCTCGAAGAACCTGTCGCCCGAGGCCAAGACCGGCCAGGCGTACCAGATGCAGAAGGTCATGCTGTACGTCCTTCCGCTGGCGTTCATCTTCTCGGGTGTCTTCTTCCCCCTCGGTGTGGTGCTGTACTGGTTCACCTCCAACATCTGGACGATGGTGCAGCAGTTCGTGGTGATCCGGAACCTGCCCACGCCCGGCTCGGATGCCGCCAAGGCGCGCGAGGAGCGCCTGGCCCGCAAGGGCAAGGCGCTGGACGCGCACGGCAAGATCGTTCCGCTCGAGAAGTACCAGGCCGAGCAGCAGCGCCTGTATGAAGAGGCGCAGCGCGCGAAGGAGCAGGCCCCGAAGCGCCAGCAGCCCATCAGCAAGCAGCGCGCGAAGAAGCAGGCTCAGCAGAAGAAGAACCCGCCGGAACAGCAGCAGAAGAACCCGCCCGAGCAG